In one Haloplanus salinus genomic region, the following are encoded:
- a CDS encoding DUF7108 family protein, with the protein MTELPREVVDTAERLTRLARRAVDDAEAAAYERDREERLAEYGFTARVRESDDTLVCHPAEWLEGGTVRMDRIEDTDRAVEVSLSGSGDPESWDAVEAHNAEVVEAVAERAGAVHAANARAFADFMGNHYARRVETATAAELREFLTEYFPRNAWPSEEQRGAVERSLEHVFAVTETDDQSRRSAIVDHDRD; encoded by the coding sequence ATGACTGAGCTACCACGGGAGGTCGTGGACACGGCGGAGCGGCTGACCCGACTCGCGCGTCGGGCGGTCGACGACGCCGAGGCGGCGGCCTACGAGCGCGACCGGGAGGAACGGCTCGCCGAATACGGGTTCACGGCACGGGTCCGCGAGAGCGACGACACGCTCGTCTGTCACCCGGCCGAGTGGTTGGAGGGCGGGACGGTCCGGATGGATCGGATCGAGGACACGGACCGCGCGGTCGAGGTGTCGCTCTCGGGGAGCGGCGATCCGGAGTCGTGGGACGCCGTCGAGGCGCACAACGCCGAGGTGGTCGAGGCGGTGGCCGAGCGGGCGGGCGCGGTCCACGCCGCGAACGCCCGCGCGTTCGCCGACTTCATGGGCAACCACTACGCGCGGCGGGTGGAGACGGCGACGGCAGCGGAGCTACGGGAGTTTCTGACGGAGTATTTCCCGCGGAACGCGTGGCCGAGCGAGGAACAGCGGGGCGCGGTAGAGCGGTCGCTCGAACACGTTTTTGCGGTGACGGAGACGGACGATCAGTCCCGTCGTTCGGCCATCGTCGACCACGACCGGGACTGA
- a CDS encoding DUF302 domain-containing protein, with amino-acid sequence MTFPIDPTVVDPEDIGEKRATLEMDHEEAIEHVRETFEGAGFGVPVEFSVSGMLNEKIDAGRDPYYVLGACNPTVADRVLDASDGRVGALMPCNVVVWQEEPGVQTVYHVSIMRIGRLLGMAPDDEEMADIIAETGEMVEAAYAAL; translated from the coding sequence ATGACGTTCCCGATCGATCCGACCGTCGTCGATCCCGAAGATATCGGCGAGAAGCGCGCAACCCTCGAGATGGACCACGAAGAGGCGATCGAACACGTCCGCGAGACGTTCGAAGGGGCCGGCTTCGGCGTGCCCGTGGAGTTCTCCGTCTCCGGGATGCTCAACGAGAAGATCGACGCCGGGCGCGATCCCTACTACGTCCTCGGCGCGTGCAACCCCACGGTGGCGGACCGCGTCCTCGACGCCAGCGACGGCCGCGTGGGTGCGCTCATGCCGTGTAACGTCGTCGTCTGGCAGGAAGAGCCGGGCGTCCAGACCGTCTACCACGTCAGCATCATGCGGATCGGCCGACTGCTCGGCATGGCGCCGGACGACGAGGAGATGGCCGACATAATCGCCGAGACGGGCGAGATGGTCGAGGCGGCGTACGCGGCGCTGTAG
- the nreA gene encoding DNA repair protein NreA codes for MRLDEFVDLEANERAERRRLAKEKSYEILDHVEGVADRVQQSVSGDAVVGSVSPSIFVGASNYPNVSTGILSPVGDEGRADSYVTSGAWYEEGVDLDEVFRRRTGLLNSRRSTVVDAHDAWDGFLGVGREVAIADRPVDVEIGLDGDPSVDFDADGVSTPTGPSVRARSARLGENPHVPRPVEKTLEDDDWRAEGAINYLYRRGFDVYEVNTILSAGALGRSENRRLVPTRWSITAVDDTVGGFLRGSLRDARSIDGVEIHRNDFLGNAYWVILAPGRWEYELVELKAPGSVWNPDPKAGTWLAADREGYGGRTGYVEETAGAYHAARLAVLEHLDDRTRQAKCLVLRHVSDDYWGPAGVWQVREGVRHAFDGDHATAETLAEAVRGVVDYLPTSLAALRRKSTMVAGLQTTLDQF; via the coding sequence ATGCGCCTCGACGAGTTCGTGGACCTCGAGGCGAACGAACGCGCCGAGCGACGGCGCCTCGCGAAGGAGAAGTCCTACGAGATTCTCGACCACGTCGAGGGGGTCGCCGACCGCGTCCAGCAGTCCGTCTCCGGCGACGCCGTCGTCGGGAGCGTCTCGCCCTCCATCTTCGTCGGGGCGTCGAACTATCCGAACGTCTCCACCGGCATCCTCTCACCCGTCGGCGACGAAGGCCGGGCGGACAGCTACGTCACCAGCGGCGCGTGGTACGAGGAAGGCGTCGACCTGGACGAGGTGTTCCGTCGACGAACGGGACTGCTCAACTCCCGACGGTCGACGGTCGTCGACGCCCACGACGCCTGGGACGGCTTCCTCGGCGTCGGCCGCGAAGTCGCCATCGCGGACCGCCCGGTCGACGTAGAGATCGGACTCGACGGCGACCCCTCGGTCGACTTCGACGCCGACGGCGTCTCGACGCCGACCGGACCGAGCGTCCGCGCCCGCTCGGCACGGTTGGGCGAGAACCCACACGTCCCCCGGCCGGTGGAGAAGACGCTGGAGGACGACGACTGGCGCGCCGAGGGGGCGATCAACTACCTCTATCGCCGCGGCTTCGACGTGTACGAGGTGAACACCATCCTCTCGGCGGGGGCGCTCGGCCGGAGCGAGAACCGTCGGCTCGTCCCGACGCGGTGGTCGATCACCGCCGTCGACGACACCGTGGGCGGGTTCCTGCGGGGGTCGCTCCGGGACGCGCGGAGCATCGACGGGGTAGAGATCCACCGCAACGACTTTCTCGGCAACGCCTACTGGGTGATTCTCGCGCCGGGACGGTGGGAGTACGAACTCGTCGAACTGAAGGCGCCCGGGAGCGTCTGGAACCCCGACCCCAAAGCGGGGACGTGGCTCGCCGCCGACCGCGAGGGCTACGGGGGCCGCACCGGCTACGTCGAGGAGACGGCGGGCGCGTATCACGCCGCCCGGCTGGCCGTCCTCGAACATCTCGACGACCGGACCCGGCAAGCGAAATGCCTCGTCCTCCGGCACGTCTCCGACGACTACTGGGGCCCAGCGGGCGTCTGGCAGGTCCGTGAGGGGGTGCGCCACGCCTTCGATGGCGACCACGCGACGGCCGAGACGCTCGCGGAGGCGGTGCGGGGCGTCGTCGACTATCTCCCCACGTCGCTCGCGGCGCTCCGGCGGAAGTCGACGATGGTCGCGGGACTGCAGACGACGCTCGATCAGTTCTAG
- a CDS encoding DUF5789 family protein, whose protein sequence is MSDDTDEEEAPAVELGEGDPVEGAPLARVASRLTWPQEASRVREKEGGATIRTPDGPRTLDSILDAVDETYFDTRQTFLDAVQSEIGTGPVPTAGE, encoded by the coding sequence ATGAGCGACGACACGGACGAGGAGGAAGCGCCGGCGGTCGAACTCGGCGAGGGCGACCCGGTCGAGGGGGCGCCGCTCGCACGAGTGGCCTCGCGACTCACCTGGCCGCAGGAAGCGAGCAGGGTGCGCGAGAAGGAAGGCGGGGCGACGATCCGGACGCCGGACGGCCCTCGGACCCTCGATTCGATTCTCGACGCCGTCGACGAGACGTACTTCGACACCCGACAGACGTTCCTCGACGCCGTCCAGTCGGAGATCGGAACGGGTCCGGTCCCCACGGCGGGGGAGTGA
- a CDS encoding CPBP family intramembrane glutamic endopeptidase yields the protein MRSRLSWVQTSLLAGLALAVLWSLWSVPSTSLDARLVRDVTLFVGLPGALALARGRDLGWRVDRRALRNTVLLAAFVTPFYVVGSSLPTIRAYYPMWETSTAVVDFVPHAIAQFAVAAAAETYYRGLLCVGVRELGFKSVFISPVVYAVHHVHKPPIELLLSAPTDVLFGAVDYRSESILPSVVAHGFGLALLDWLVLHPPVVPTATVVRVLSWLPVPL from the coding sequence ATGCGCTCCCGACTCTCCTGGGTACAGACGTCGCTGCTCGCCGGCCTCGCCCTCGCCGTGCTGTGGTCGCTCTGGAGCGTTCCGTCGACCAGTCTCGACGCCCGTCTCGTCCGCGACGTGACCCTGTTCGTCGGCCTGCCCGGGGCGCTCGCGCTGGCACGGGGTCGTGACCTCGGCTGGCGCGTCGACCGCCGTGCCCTCCGCAACACCGTCCTGCTCGCCGCCTTCGTCACGCCGTTTTACGTCGTCGGCTCGTCGCTGCCGACGATCCGGGCGTACTACCCGATGTGGGAGACCAGTACCGCGGTCGTCGACTTCGTCCCCCACGCCATCGCGCAGTTCGCCGTCGCCGCGGCCGCGGAGACGTACTACCGCGGGTTGCTCTGTGTCGGCGTCCGCGAACTCGGGTTCAAGAGCGTCTTCATCAGCCCCGTCGTTTACGCCGTCCACCACGTCCACAAGCCGCCGATCGAACTGCTCCTCTCAGCGCCGACGGACGTGCTCTTCGGCGCCGTCGACTATAGGAGCGAGTCCATCCTCCCGTCCGTGGTCGCCCACGGGTTCGGCCTGGCGCTTCTGGACTGGCTGGTCCTTCACCCGCCGGTCGTTCCGACGGCGACCGTCGTTCGGGTCCTCTCGTGGCTTCCCGTGCCCCTGTGA
- a CDS encoding inorganic diphosphatase — MVNLWTELEAGPNPPETIHAVVECLKGERNKYEYDKDVPGVVLDRVLHSNVHYPYDYGFIPQSYYDDEDPFDVLVLVEDQTFPGCIVEARPIALMKMDDDGEQDDKVIAVPTEDPRFDHLEDLDDIPQQTIDEIDEFFSTYKNLEEGKEVETLGWEDKAAAKDAIEHALDLYQGTFA, encoded by the coding sequence ATGGTGAACCTCTGGACAGAGCTCGAAGCCGGTCCGAATCCGCCCGAGACCATCCACGCCGTCGTCGAGTGCCTCAAAGGCGAGCGCAACAAGTACGAGTACGACAAGGACGTACCCGGCGTCGTCCTCGACCGCGTTCTCCACAGCAACGTCCACTACCCGTACGACTACGGCTTCATCCCACAGTCGTACTACGACGACGAGGACCCCTTCGACGTCCTCGTCCTCGTCGAGGACCAGACGTTCCCGGGCTGTATCGTCGAGGCCCGGCCTATCGCGCTCATGAAGATGGACGACGACGGCGAGCAGGACGACAAGGTCATCGCCGTCCCTACCGAGGACCCGCGGTTCGACCACTTGGAGGACTTGGACGACATCCCACAGCAGACCATCGACGAGATCGACGAGTTCTTCTCGACCTACAAGAACCTCGAAGAGGGCAAGGAAGTCGAGACGCTGGGCTGGGAGGACAAGGCGGCGGCGAAAGACGCGATCGAACACGCGCTCGACCTCTATCAGGGGACGTTCGCGTAA
- a CDS encoding DUF7139 domain-containing protein, with product MTSLGEVYHGDDRSGPSLRQIYAGASLFVVGIVLVVAGIVVATTDVLMGGGTTLFDVREYGGILAGLGVPAVFLGISAVLPAERSTRAAAGIGASVAVLGVALFAHAYPCRWSGANCAPGMVDLTLPTVGVYFLGALTTFWCLFVGIANFKTRNDPGGTVTMEVTRQGETKVIEVDRRASHGSVGLGGSSSTPTASVGAGVSDGGSDDDDIREVASVTSSAPTGGGTATATGSGGEVWQSSAATGTSTDAADRYCGNCEHFEYVRTERGIQPYCGYHDGVMSDMDACEDWSGR from the coding sequence ATGACCAGTCTCGGGGAGGTCTACCACGGGGACGACCGGAGCGGGCCCAGCCTCCGGCAGATCTACGCGGGGGCGAGTCTGTTCGTCGTCGGCATCGTCCTCGTCGTTGCGGGCATCGTCGTCGCCACGACCGACGTACTGATGGGCGGTGGCACCACCCTCTTCGACGTGCGGGAGTACGGCGGCATCCTCGCCGGCCTCGGCGTCCCCGCCGTCTTCCTCGGCATCTCGGCCGTCCTGCCGGCGGAGCGCTCCACCCGCGCCGCCGCGGGCATCGGCGCCAGCGTCGCCGTCCTCGGCGTCGCGCTCTTCGCTCACGCCTACCCCTGTCGGTGGTCCGGCGCCAACTGCGCGCCCGGCATGGTCGACCTGACGCTCCCCACCGTCGGCGTCTACTTCCTCGGCGCGCTCACCACCTTCTGGTGTCTGTTCGTCGGCATCGCCAACTTCAAGACGCGAAACGACCCCGGCGGCACCGTCACGATGGAGGTGACGCGCCAGGGCGAGACGAAGGTGATCGAAGTCGACCGCAGGGCCTCACACGGAAGCGTCGGCCTCGGCGGCAGCAGCTCCACGCCGACGGCCAGCGTCGGCGCGGGAGTGAGCGACGGCGGAAGCGACGACGACGACATCCGCGAGGTGGCGTCCGTCACCTCCTCCGCGCCGACGGGTGGCGGCACGGCCACGGCTACGGGGTCCGGCGGCGAGGTGTGGCAGTCCTCGGCCGCGACCGGCACCAGCACCGACGCCGCCGATCGCTACTGCGGCAACTGCGAACACTTCGAGTACGTCCGCACCGAGCGCGGCATCCAGCCCTACTGTGGCTACCACGACGGCGTCATGTCCGACATGGACGCCTGCGAGGACTGGAGCGGTCGCTAA
- a CDS encoding transcription initiation factor IIB: protein MTRPTRQRDDRTRWQGEEEEADEDVDLDDLDPEDLVRTADGELIHEETGLIIEEEQIDPGPEWRAFNHQERQEKSRVGAPTTQTMHDKGLTTTIDWKDKDAYGRSISSRKRSQMHRLRKWQERIRTKDAGERNLQFALSEVDRMASALGVPRSVREVASVIYRRALNEDLIRGRSIEGVATAALYAACRKEGIPRSLEEISEVSRVERKEIGRTYRYISQELGLEMKPVDPKKYVPRFCSELDLSEEVQVKANEIIEETAEKGLLSGKSPTGYAAAAIYAASLLCNEKKTQREVADVAQVTEVTIRNRYQEQIEAMGIHG from the coding sequence ATGACACGGCCCACCCGCCAGCGGGACGACCGGACGCGATGGCAGGGCGAGGAGGAGGAAGCCGACGAGGACGTCGACCTCGACGACCTCGACCCCGAGGACCTCGTCAGGACGGCCGATGGCGAACTGATTCACGAAGAGACCGGGTTGATTATCGAGGAGGAGCAGATCGATCCCGGCCCGGAGTGGCGGGCGTTCAACCATCAGGAACGACAGGAGAAATCGCGGGTGGGCGCCCCGACCACCCAGACGATGCACGACAAGGGGTTGACGACGACCATCGACTGGAAGGACAAGGACGCCTACGGACGGTCCATCTCCTCGCGGAAGCGCTCGCAGATGCACCGCCTCCGAAAGTGGCAGGAGCGCATCCGGACGAAGGATGCGGGCGAGCGCAACCTCCAGTTCGCGCTCTCGGAGGTCGATCGGATGGCCTCCGCGCTCGGCGTCCCCCGTTCGGTCCGGGAGGTCGCTTCGGTCATCTACCGCCGCGCACTCAACGAGGATCTGATCCGGGGGCGCTCGATCGAGGGCGTCGCCACCGCCGCCCTCTACGCCGCCTGTCGGAAGGAGGGCATCCCCCGCTCGCTGGAGGAGATTTCGGAGGTCTCGCGGGTCGAGCGCAAGGAGATCGGCCGCACCTATCGGTACATTTCTCAGGAACTCGGCTTGGAGATGAAGCCCGTCGACCCGAAGAAGTACGTCCCCCGTTTCTGCTCGGAACTCGACCTCAGCGAGGAAGTGCAGGTGAAAGCCAACGAGATCATCGAGGAGACCGCCGAGAAGGGCCTGCTCTCGGGGAAATCGCCAACTGGCTACGCCGCCGCCGCCATCTACGCCGCGTCCCTGCTCTGTAACGAGAAGAAGACCCAGCGCGAGGTGGCCGACGTGGCCCAGGTAACCGAGGTGACCATCCGCAACCGGTATCAAGAACAGATCGAAGCGATGGGTATCCACGGCTAG
- the rnhA gene encoding ribonuclease HI: MPTIDCDPEVARRRLADADVEIEPGNTDHERWRAERGDAVAVAYDDSVVVQGARPTDLTALLSESGGRAHVYFDGASRGNPGPGAVGWVLVTGDGIVDEGSGTIGRTTNNRAEYEALIRALEMARDHGFDEVDVRGDAELIVKQVKGAWNTNDPDLRERRVRARELLDGFDRWSLEHVPREINGRADQLANEALDDD, from the coding sequence ATGCCGACCATCGACTGCGACCCCGAGGTGGCCCGACGGCGGCTGGCGGACGCCGACGTCGAGATCGAGCCGGGAAACACGGATCACGAGCGTTGGCGGGCCGAACGGGGCGACGCGGTCGCGGTCGCCTACGACGACTCGGTGGTCGTTCAGGGCGCGCGGCCGACGGACCTGACCGCCCTCCTGTCGGAGTCGGGGGGGCGCGCCCACGTCTACTTCGACGGTGCGAGCCGTGGCAACCCCGGCCCGGGCGCGGTCGGGTGGGTACTCGTCACCGGCGACGGCATCGTCGACGAGGGAAGCGGGACCATCGGGCGGACGACCAACAACCGCGCGGAGTACGAGGCGTTGATCCGGGCGCTGGAGATGGCCCGGGACCACGGCTTCGACGAGGTGGACGTGCGCGGCGACGCGGAGTTGATCGTCAAGCAGGTGAAGGGGGCGTGGAACACGAACGATCCGGACCTGCGCGAGCGACGGGTGCGCGCCCGCGAGTTGCTCGACGGGTTCGACCGGTGGTCGCTCGAACACGTACCGCGGGAGATAAACGGCCGCGCCGACCAACTGGCGAACGAGGCGCTGGACGATGACTGA
- a CDS encoding universal stress protein codes for MAVIEHVVVPTDGSKASKRAAEHAIDLVDADGRITALYVIDMGDADYVAVPSDIAETKERIRTKGQTLVDDVRELAVDAGIECDTAVVTGIADEEIVAYAEANGADLIALGKHGKRDPDKPLIGNTARRVVQESSVPVHTV; via the coding sequence ATGGCAGTGATCGAACACGTAGTCGTCCCGACGGACGGGAGCAAGGCGTCGAAACGCGCGGCCGAACACGCCATCGACCTCGTTGACGCCGACGGTCGAATCACGGCCCTCTACGTCATCGACATGGGTGACGCGGACTACGTAGCCGTCCCGAGCGACATCGCGGAGACCAAAGAGCGCATCCGCACGAAAGGGCAAACTCTCGTCGACGACGTCCGCGAACTGGCCGTCGACGCCGGGATCGAGTGCGACACGGCGGTCGTGACGGGCATCGCCGACGAGGAGATCGTCGCCTACGCCGAAGCGAACGGCGCCGACCTGATAGCTCTCGGAAAGCACGGCAAGCGGGACCCGGACAAACCCTTGATCGGCAACACGGCCCGTCGGGTCGTCCAAGAGTCGTCGGTACCGGTGCATACGGTGTGA
- a CDS encoding PadR family transcriptional regulator produces MSEAQTVSSEPGIVRDLTAFQHNILVILSEEPMYGLAIKRQLEEYYGTEVNHGRLYPNLDDLVEMGLVEKSELDKRTNQYELTEDGHEAVLNRMNWVLSKFVTDEERSESVRDLVDAQA; encoded by the coding sequence ATGTCAGAGGCACAAACAGTTAGCAGTGAGCCCGGCATCGTTCGCGACCTCACCGCGTTCCAGCACAACATCCTCGTGATCCTCTCCGAGGAACCAATGTACGGACTGGCGATCAAGCGCCAACTCGAGGAGTACTACGGCACCGAAGTCAACCACGGCCGTCTGTACCCCAACCTCGACGACCTCGTCGAGATGGGGCTGGTCGAGAAGAGCGAACTCGACAAACGGACGAATCAGTACGAACTCACCGAGGACGGCCACGAAGCGGTCCTCAACCGGATGAACTGGGTCCTCTCTAAGTTCGTCACCGACGAGGAACGGTCCGAGTCCGTCCGCGATCTCGTCGACGCGCAGGCCTGA
- a CDS encoding TrkH family potassium uptake protein, with translation MVRAQTEYVDSRVTITYVGTILKFIGVAPSFPLVVALYYGEDPLPFAAAIVVMIGIGGLLERVGGDGELGNREAFLLVSLAWVAVPLVGTVPYLVAGTGTVAAPVNALFESMSGFTTTGATVLGEISVERHGHAMLLWRQLTQWIGGMGILVLMVAILPELSVGGAQIIDQEAPGLSLEKLTPRIQETARALWRIYAGFTVLAAAVYYGLYLGGVAPNMDLYNAVAHALTTMPTGGFSPEARSVEAFSPAVQWAVMPFMLVAGTNFALFWYVLEGEPRRLIDNAEFRSYLLAVVGVGAVVSATLYAGVGIAGSTPAVGVIPGNVENALRQGLFQVIAIVTTTGYASMDVNAWDASAQTILLFAYFLGGSAGSAAGSIKIVRWVLIEKSIGRSLFTSVHPKAVKPVRLGTEPVDDGTIRDVFVFVLLFLVLFVLSTVLLYLDSFRTPEVSLSGLDAMSVAIATLGNVGPGFGVVGPMNSFLPFSDVAKLYMILLMWIGRLEVLSVLVIFTPSFWRW, from the coding sequence ATGGTCCGCGCGCAGACCGAGTACGTCGATTCGCGGGTGACGATCACCTACGTCGGGACCATCCTCAAGTTCATCGGCGTCGCGCCGTCGTTCCCGCTGGTCGTGGCGCTCTACTACGGCGAGGACCCGCTCCCGTTCGCTGCGGCGATCGTCGTCATGATCGGTATCGGGGGTCTCCTAGAGCGGGTCGGCGGCGACGGCGAACTCGGCAATCGGGAGGCGTTCCTGCTGGTGAGCCTCGCGTGGGTGGCGGTCCCGCTCGTCGGAACGGTGCCGTACCTCGTCGCCGGGACGGGGACCGTCGCGGCCCCCGTCAACGCGCTGTTCGAGAGCATGAGCGGGTTCACGACGACCGGCGCGACCGTGCTCGGGGAGATTTCGGTCGAGCGCCACGGCCACGCGATGTTGCTGTGGCGACAGCTCACGCAGTGGATCGGTGGGATGGGCATCCTCGTGTTGATGGTCGCCATCCTGCCCGAACTGTCGGTCGGCGGGGCACAGATCATCGATCAGGAGGCGCCGGGGCTCTCCTTGGAGAAACTGACGCCGCGCATCCAAGAGACCGCACGTGCGCTGTGGCGCATCTACGCGGGGTTCACGGTTCTCGCGGCGGCCGTCTACTACGGGCTGTATCTGGGTGGCGTCGCGCCGAACATGGATCTCTACAACGCGGTCGCACACGCGCTGACGACGATGCCGACGGGTGGATTCTCGCCCGAAGCCCGGAGCGTCGAAGCGTTCTCGCCCGCCGTCCAGTGGGCGGTGATGCCGTTCATGCTCGTCGCCGGGACGAACTTCGCCCTGTTCTGGTACGTCCTCGAGGGGGAGCCGCGCCGACTGATCGACAACGCCGAGTTCCGGTCGTACCTGCTCGCCGTCGTCGGCGTCGGGGCCGTCGTCTCGGCGACGCTCTACGCCGGCGTCGGCATCGCCGGGTCGACGCCGGCCGTCGGCGTGATTCCGGGGAACGTCGAGAACGCGCTGCGTCAGGGACTCTTCCAAGTGATCGCTATCGTGACCACGACCGGGTACGCGAGCATGGACGTCAACGCGTGGGACGCCTCCGCACAGACGATCCTGCTGTTCGCGTACTTCCTCGGCGGGTCGGCGGGATCGGCCGCCGGGTCGATCAAAATCGTCCGCTGGGTGCTGATCGAGAAGTCGATCGGTCGGTCGCTGTTCACTTCGGTCCACCCGAAAGCGGTCAAGCCGGTGCGGCTGGGAACGGAACCCGTCGACGACGGGACGATCCGGGACGTGTTCGTGTTCGTCCTGCTCTTTCTGGTGTTGTTCGTCCTCTCGACGGTCCTCCTCTATCTCGATAGCTTCCGGACCCCCGAGGTGTCGCTGTCCGGGCTGGATGCGATGAGCGTCGCCATCGCCACGCTGGGGAACGTCGGTCCCGGCTTCGGCGTCGTCGGCCCGATGAACAGCTTCCTCCCCTTCTCGGACGTCGCGAAGCTCTACATGATCTTGCTGATGTGGATCGGCCGGCTGGAGGTGCTCTCGGTGCTCGTCATCTTCACGCCGTCGTTCTGGCGGTGGTGA